A stretch of bacterium DNA encodes these proteins:
- a CDS encoding LysE family translocator, translating into MSIDFLITSLIVVVAPGTGVLYTLAAGLSRGPRASIVAAFGCTLGILPHMAAAILGLAALLHASATAFQTLKYLGVIYLLYMAWNALRERGVLRVEEEAGTRSVVQVIVTAVLINVLNPKLSIFFFAFLPQFVTTGEPHPLLRMLGLSSVFMLLTFVVFVGYGLFAASIRRHVIARPRVLTWMRRTFAGAFVALGVKLALADR; encoded by the coding sequence GTGAGCATCGATTTCTTGATAACGTCGCTCATCGTCGTCGTCGCGCCCGGGACGGGTGTGCTCTATACGCTGGCGGCGGGCTTGTCGCGTGGGCCGCGCGCAAGCATCGTGGCGGCGTTCGGATGCACCCTCGGCATTCTCCCGCACATGGCCGCGGCGATCCTGGGGCTGGCCGCGCTCCTGCACGCGAGTGCCACGGCATTCCAGACCCTCAAGTACCTCGGCGTGATCTATCTGCTCTACATGGCGTGGAACGCGTTGAGGGAGCGGGGCGTGCTGCGGGTGGAAGAGGAGGCCGGCACCCGTTCGGTCGTGCAGGTGATCGTCACCGCTGTCCTGATCAACGTCCTCAATCCAAAACTGTCGATCTTCTTCTTTGCTTTCCTGCCGCAGTTTGTGACCACCGGCGAACCGCATCCGCTTCTGCGCATGCTCGGGCTAAGCAGCGTGTTCATGCTCTTGACGTTCGTGGTCTTCGTCGGATACGGGCTGTTCGCGGCGTCGATTCGCCGGCACGTTATCGCGCGCCCGCGGGTCTTGACGTGGATGCGCCGCACGTTCGCCGGCGCGTTTGTCGCGCTCGGCGTGAAACTCGCGCTTGCCGATCGCTGA
- a CDS encoding methyltransferase domain-containing protein: MTPPEGPAAPRDYAFDNAWAHARRRLRGLEQLLDPGTLRHLEALGVGEGWRCLEIGAGGGSIAEWLSRRVGPTGQVMATDLDTRFLAALTAPNLDVRRHDIVSDDLPEGRFDLVLSRLVLEHIQERERALRRMRSALRPGGWLVCEGADNISVALVSPTDAASNALFMKIEQGKDRVMAARGSMYCGRHLFGMLRALGLADVQADARVSLLYAGTEPVLWKRLSVEQLRGDIVDAGLATAAEIEAYFALLDAPNFVSQGFIVTTAWGRVSQ, encoded by the coding sequence GTGACCCCGCCGGAGGGCCCCGCGGCGCCGCGCGACTACGCGTTCGATAACGCGTGGGCCCACGCGCGGCGGCGGCTGCGCGGGCTTGAGCAGCTCCTCGATCCCGGCACGCTTCGACATCTCGAGGCGCTCGGCGTGGGAGAAGGTTGGCGCTGCCTGGAAATCGGGGCCGGCGGGGGCTCCATCGCGGAGTGGCTCTCCCGGCGGGTGGGTCCGACCGGACAGGTCATGGCGACCGACCTGGATACCCGTTTCCTCGCGGCACTGACGGCGCCCAATCTGGACGTGCGTCGCCACGATATCGTCTCGGACGACCTTCCGGAGGGCCGATTCGATCTGGTGCTTTCGCGACTCGTGCTGGAGCACATTCAGGAGCGCGAGAGGGCGCTCCGGCGGATGCGATCCGCGCTCAGGCCGGGTGGCTGGCTGGTGTGCGAGGGAGCGGACAACATCTCGGTCGCGCTCGTGTCCCCCACGGATGCCGCGAGCAATGCCCTGTTCATGAAAATCGAGCAAGGAAAAGACCGGGTGATGGCGGCACGGGGCAGTATGTACTGCGGCCGTCACCTGTTTGGAATGCTCCGCGCGCTCGGGCTCGCCGACGTCCAGGCCGACGCGCGCGTGTCTCTGCTCTACGCGGGTACTGAACCGGTACTGTGGAAGCGGCTCTCGGTCGAACAGCTCCGGGGAGACATCGTCGACGCCGGCCTGGCGACGGCGGCGGAGATCGAGGCATACTTCGCGCTTCTCGATGCGCCCAACTTCGTATCGCAGGGATTCATCGTGACGACGGCTTGGGGCCGCGTGAGTCAGTAG